Proteins from a genomic interval of Chryseobacterium indologenes:
- a CDS encoding TetR/AcrR family transcriptional regulator, which produces MASPKERIVATTFDLFSQQGYNSTGINQIIAEAEVAKASFYQHFKSKEDLCVAFLNVRHEYWFNELINFSSRATSLQDQIIKVFDFLIYMNEKEHFRGCSFLNILSEIPADNVKILEVIQSHKADLRNYFLKLLKDDVVSDHIYMLFESSIIESQLFKSNELIEKSKKIVIHLIP; this is translated from the coding sequence ATGGCGTCACCAAAGGAGAGAATAGTAGCAACAACTTTTGACCTGTTTAGCCAGCAGGGATATAATTCTACAGGTATTAATCAGATTATTGCAGAAGCAGAAGTCGCGAAAGCGAGTTTTTATCAGCATTTTAAATCTAAAGAAGATTTGTGTGTAGCATTTCTCAACGTGAGACACGAATACTGGTTCAATGAGCTGATTAATTTTTCATCCCGGGCGACAAGCCTTCAGGATCAAATAATAAAAGTTTTTGATTTCCTGATCTATATGAATGAAAAGGAGCATTTCAGGGGATGCAGTTTCCTGAATATTCTATCTGAAATTCCTGCAGACAATGTTAAAATCCTGGAGGTCATACAATCTCATAAGGCAGATCTCCGGAATTACTTTTTAAAATTGTTGAAAGATGACGTAGTATCCGATCATATCTACATGCTTTTTGAAAGCAGTATTATTGAGAGCCAGCTTTTTAAATCCAATGAACTGATTGAAAAATCAAAGAAAATAGTCATTCATTTAATACCTTAA
- a CDS encoding nuclear transport factor 2 family protein, with protein sequence MEQKHPLPPFTLETAKEKIQLAEDAWNSQDPERVSKAYTVNSEWRNRDTFVTGREEIIAFLQKKWEKELHYKLKKEYWAHTGNRIAVRFEYEYQTKEGNWFRAYGNENWEFDENGLMAKRYASINDLAIREEDRKFR encoded by the coding sequence ATGGAACAGAAACATCCGCTTCCGCCGTTCACCTTAGAAACGGCTAAAGAGAAAATTCAACTGGCAGAAGATGCCTGGAACAGTCAGGATCCTGAAAGAGTTTCCAAAGCATATACCGTCAACAGTGAGTGGAGAAACCGGGATACTTTTGTGACAGGACGGGAAGAGATCATCGCATTTCTTCAAAAGAAATGGGAAAAAGAGCTGCATTATAAGCTTAAGAAAGAATATTGGGCTCATACCGGTAACCGTATTGCCGTACGTTTCGAATATGAATACCAAACCAAAGAGGGGAACTGGTTCAGGGCTTACGGAAATGAAAACTGGGAATTCGATGAAAACGGGTTGATGGCCAAAAGGTACGCAAGTATCAATGATCTGGCAATCCGGGAAGAAGACAGAAAGTTCCGGTAA